The stretch of DNA AGCATGCAATCTAAACATGATATATTCTGGTTTATATCAAATGGTCTGATATCCAAATATTTAACCAgcatagtttattattatcCAAACCCATTAAGTCATATTGGCAGGCTACTTAGCTCACCACAAGATAATTTATAGGCTAAtataaaacatcaatatatcCAATGTCagactaaaatattattgattcttCAAATTGGTTCCGAGCTATGATCGtacttaacaaaaaattacatggATTAtgataaacacaataaattacCCAAATATACTCCATATTAtcacatttaaaactttttgaatTACCTTATCAACAACAtcttatgtataataatatgtatcagTCTAAtcttgatattaattaaaatattatattacaatcaaACATTACctatcaatatatttatcaacaataatctttaattgtaaaattgttacatatcaatgtttgtatgtaatatatattttttaaaaactcttGGACTGTTTACAAGATCattgaacttttttttataatcatattgtGCTAGAGTATAGAATACCAATGAGCCTTGTTAGGTCAAAAGCCAGATATAGAAGACAATATTGCTGGAAGGCATTCATTGAGAGAAAATTTCTCATTTTGAATCCCTAATTAAAGATGGTTCGAGGCTTAAGGCTTACCTTCGAAAggtgaatcattttttttaatttttatatgtatggatgtttttaagataaatataaaaatgtgaaaaaaacaAGTCCaaattatatatgaattaaaaaatatgagttaATGGGTACACCTccattaaactaataaatttgctacttaaatcataaaatttgttttattgaaaaagtttgttattttatagcataatattatataacagtatagGACAGGATAAATGAAATCTAACACACTCTGACATTCTACAGTGTGTCatgttcaaagtaattttactttatcTTTTGGGGTTTCCCTGTTAATTGTTACAACTTctggaataattataataaatgtgtcaTTTATGATGTAAGTTGGTAACTATGGCATCATGTGTTATTTGCTTTTGCTTGTTGCTTTCTTGGATGAGAGTTTTTCCTGTATACTAGTCcccttatatatttttctgggtTATAAAGAAccttatgtccttcccaggatgTCAAACTACTTctgtacaaaatttcatcaaaatccgctCATAAGTTATTTGAGTTTATCAAATTCAAACATGCAGGGGTGGCTGGGGATTTTGTATTATAAGTTAGGATGGTAAAAATCATGCAATCTAGTTTcttctctgcctacccattgatgtataaataatgtGAGTGCGTACTATGTGTTCTTATCTGTAATGTATTATACATAAGTGAGTATACATAaggctttttaaaataaatcatttactaTAGCACCAGGAAAATGACTCCAAAATATGACATTAATTTGGAgagttaaaattaacatattcataattcaaagtaataataattgaatatattgtttttttttaaacagaattATTAAGATATGGTGTACCAtaagtaaattttgaaaattctcaaAGAATCCTTGATAATACcacaattatattcattatgcaatgaatgaaaataattttgattaaatttataattttttttaatacacatcAAAATATGGTAACTGCAATTTAAActtgtaattaaaaagtttacaCAAGGACATGTGAAGAAGAGAATATTCCAAATGACAACAaccaatattaatttgaaaatgtacAATTGACAAAAATGTTTAAGATGAATGAGCGCTATATAATTTCTGATAACTACATATACTATTCAAGGTTTGCAAACTCCCAAAAGTTTGGTGTGTTTCTATAAGCCGACCCTTCTCATAACTAACATAAGtcacattaaaaagaaaataaaacagaattaccTGTGTAATACACAAAAGAAATTTCTAGTGCAAAGTATACTAAGGTTATGTAAATATCCTTGATTTTGTGTCACAAAAATCAATATCCACAATCAATAAGAGTAATCTATTTGACAAACAATTCAACCCTGAATTCATAGTAACTCCATGCTGGACACAAGCCTTCCCTGATACTAAGACTTGTCAATGCATTGACAAAATTTGCACTACATTTAATGACACTGAATTGTATCCTAGACTTGCAATCATAAATCTGGAATTGTTTGTTAGTTGATCAGAATCGATTTATAATCGATAACTAAAGAaaacattacttaaaaaattacatacatcaAACTGATTTCATTGATATAGATTTATATGAATCAGGTAGGTCATGACATTTCCTGGTAAGGTAGAGGATAATTGGCCTGCATAGCTTCAAGCTAGCCGATTACCACTGACGGTCACACTTTTGAGCTTGAATGCCTTAAAGTGGAAAtttgtgaagatatttaaattttagttagACTGCTGGATATATTTTGTTGGGAATTGGATTCATATAGAACATAATACATACCATATAAGTAGAACATTGAGAATTGACAtattataggttactttttatattgaaGTAATGCAGTGAAGTTTGTAGTAACGAGATAAGTTTTGTGACATTGGGCTACTAACAATAGCTAGTTTTTGTAACAGATGCACATATAGTTTAAAtggcaaaattttaataattgaatatagtGAAGCTTtgtctatataaaattttataaattagaaacaCAAACATCTTTTATTCTATGCAAGAGGAAGCCTTAGTATGTTTTCACATGATAGAGATTACAATTCTGATAGATGTCACATACTTGCTACAGTTGCTTGGTATGTCAAGGTTATCAACCTGCCAGTACTCCTGGCAGTTTCTAACCATTCCTAGTCCATTGCCAAGGGTATGGAGACAGAAAAATGCTGAGAACTCACCAGCAGGTGGGCGTGGCGTTGTCCACCGCGTCCTGGTTGGCCTGCGAAGGAGACTCGGCTCCCCGCGCGCCACCCGCCACTGACGAAGCCGTGGTGTCGCCCTGGCCCCTCACTGCGCCCGCATCTCTCTCACCACGGACACACGACACGCACGTCTATTATCTCGACTTCACTGACACTAGTTGCATCTCTACCTGAAAACCACCACAGCACTTCACAGGGAGCACTCGCGCCGCGGCCTCACCCCCGAGCGCCGCCTTGCGCTCGCCGCAGCCGCCCCGATATCACTGCACGGGATTATATCCAAGCGAAAAAATGGCAACCGTTCGCACTAACAGACTGAACCTACTAGCACATCCACCATTTAACaccgtaatatttataaactttcacGGTTTAATTATAGACCAGACGTTACTATTAACGTTTGAACATAAGTAAATGccgagaaaataatatttataaatagcttcGAATTATTTTGATACAAATCTATATCCGTCTATCACTGCATACACACCCCTCTCTCGGGTGGAGTTGATCCTCTTCTTTTTCTTTACGATACGTTTTACATACGATAATTAGCACGAATTGGTTAATAAGTGTACAATTAAATGACCTACACCCTGATATCTACAAAGACATTTTGTAGCAATGACAGCGGATCCGTATCGGCTTCACAGAACCtatagaaaaaaatcaacatGTCGCCTGCTTTGATATTGCAAGGTGTTTTATCATTGAAACTTCAAAAATCGAGATAAAGGGGCGTGGTCTGTCTACATAATAGTCGATTCTTGAAAtgtaattcttataaataaataaatattatcactcAATAGTAAGTACAACTCTTCACAttggattatatttaataaattatattattttgtgagaAATATTTGAAGTTAGAATAGATttcatatgtaataatatagttaGGTACTAGGTGCCACACTataatcaaagagaattataatatatatggaaaactATAATGATGATGTGTTTGCTGCCAATAATAAAAcagaggtttttattttatttaataacaataatgccTATAAAAACAGTGAACAAAAATGTTAACATACAACATCCATTTGCAAGGGAAAGACAAATTTAGATGACCGAATAGGTAAAACTTTGTTCGAGATTCCTACTAAGGAACGTATCTTTAGaactattcaaaataaattgctGTACAGGTTTGATATCGAGGATTTATTTCATGTTGATACATTTCGATATAGttctaacaaaacaaaattaatgtaacCCTCCTATTGAGACAGTAGTTCAAGGGCGATAGAAAGACGCGTTAGTtcagattatattttatcagatgGACATTTTGTCCGGTAGAATTCATTTCTATAGTCTCATCTCTGTTCTTGTCGTCTTATCATAGACAAGACGCCAAAAGTCATTAAAAGGCGCGCGCTTTTATGTGGAACAAATGTGCacgtaaaaagtttttataaattgtgtgaaagttcattaattttctaataatatgGCAAAGCACAACAAAACTATTCATTTAATTGCATCTAAGCTCGACCTAGGCGATGAAGAAAAGGTTTTAAGGTATCGTATAAAGTTACGAAATTTTACTGTTTGTGCTCAAgattttagtaacaaaatatatttatctaactAATGTGACCTTAATAAAAGTACCCTGAGactggatattattatatatttaagtgtCTGAAAATTTTAGCAAAGCTGCGGAGTTTGAGCGGCTTTTGCAAACAAAGTCGATTGCCGGCAGCAATATGACTGACACGAGTAAAATGGTTATATGTCTGGAACTAGCTGCTGGAATGTTCGGTGCTGAATTTGATGTAGTGAGTACtagtatatacaatatatttttacaataatttaacttttacttaacataaccaataaacaaaaattaatgattccatataaatgaatatttgacaaataaatatacttaataatgaataaaaactgTATTCTAGTCTGTGAAgcataattgaatttaataaaacattaattaacatataattttaactatatCCTACGAACACTCCAAATGTTTACAGAAAACTGCCATAAAATATTCTGGTCTGAAGCCCTCAATGTACAATAACAGCAAGAAAGTGGTGCAGAATCTTCTAGAACTGAACGGCGATAGACTGACAACAAATCTGCTGTGTGTCTCCCTGCAGTGCAGTGGAGTCCAGGAGCAGGCGGACAGGATGCTTGCTGATTACTGTAAATTGGCAAGAACGGTATGTTATTAACTTCTAAGCAATAATCAGGTGGCTCTGAGTGGCAGATTTTTGCGAGGACTTTGTATCTTCAATTGCTGAAGTAGGATAGTGTTATTCTCTGAAGCAATTCTTGGTCAAGGCCCTAGGTGGCTGCCCTATTTGCCATCCTGCAAGGCCAtcattgattattattaacacaaataattaattagtaatttatgtCAGAATCATGCAgatgaaagtattttttgtaaatcatGAATTTGGCAAGTGGGctctaaatcatatttttaatgaatttcctCATAACTATAAGAAGAAAATCTATTTTAGTAATGTAATGTATAgaattttctttgtttcagGAGGTTGACATGAATTTACCGCAATATGTATGCATGGCTGTGTACCATGCTTGCAGGTAATAATATATGcaccttatttatttacttatttaaggaACCGGTTGTACTGTAGGCATTacaaattagtatttattaagttatacaAATAAGCAACTCAGTGTTATTcacaacttatattttttagtaatgaGTGATTGCAAGTGCGTAAGATagaatataaactatttacaaattatagttaccttttaaaaattaagttatcTTGGTATTCCTATAATTTTAGAGCATTAGAACAAGTATTGTTTGAATTTAGTTTATCCACTTATATTATTactgtattttgtttgttttatgttaaattttacaGTCACGATTTCCCATGCCACTAATAAATGGAACATATTCATGAATGTAGTAGCTTTTTGACACTAGGTAtaatcagccacaaaagtagttgaattaataaaaaaattaaaattgtgttaaatgttttatgtcaTTATCAACAATTGTTTCTTTACTACTATTAATTTCAaacggtttattttattatagacaaAAACAATGATCACATTGATGTATCTGTGTGTCAGCCTTTtgaagttttcaatttgttcaactgctttatttatttatgtatttgcaaGAATCACAGGGTTGATTTATAGTAATTGCATGAcatacttttgtgactgactgcaCATCACATTTTAGCCCCATTTTGCTTTATAAACTGTAATTTATTTCGTCCTGACATAATTAGTATCATCTCACCACCATTGCATTTTTAGGCTCAACAAAGTGAAAGTGTCAAAGGCAAAATTGATAGAAAAGTCAAGACTGAAACCATCTCAGTGGACAAAACTGGACACAGAGTGGACTAAGTTTGTGGATGCTAATTTCACAGCTATTAAGAAGAAGAGAGGCAGACAACCCAAGAAAGATGCTGTTATTGGTAAGTACTTTAAGTGGTAGTTGGCTCCATATTAATTGCACATTTTGATGGGACCTTAACTACCTCACATAATTGTGAACAGCACTTTTTTTAACCATGGAGAGACTATTTGGTTTAATTAATATGACCATCTTGCTGGATCAACTTTGCCTGTTACCTTCTTAACAAATAACTACTGATAAATaatccttaattatttttttttacacttcacATTAACATGCATGCCCTGGTAATACTTCTGCTTACTTAttaaggataaaataaaattttaattgttatttagaaataataataatgttatatatataagtgcaactttgttcccctatatgataaatatagtattttattttatttattttaataaggatAAAAGTGTGATGTGTCTGTACTTATACCATATGACTACCTTCCAAGAGTACTATATTTATTGACCATTAATTTATGTCACTATGACTATTGACCACTAATTTATGACTTCCAGCTACAATAGAAGAGTTGCAGATCGATACAATCCCAAAAGAGGAACCATCAGAACCTCAAATAGAATCATATCAAGAATGGAAGCAGAGAATGTTAATAATGGCATATGAGGAGTTGAAGAATTTAGATGCGGATGTCGATAAAAGAGATTTCAGTTTGACGCCACGCAGGTCTCCCAGGAAAACCCCACAGAAGTTTTCACCATACCAAAATCCAAAAAATGCGAATGGTGTCAAGTTATTATTTCCAGATTTATAGTTATTGTATTCTGGAAACCTGCTTGTTAGTAactttacgtaaatatttttcaaaacatgAAAAGTGCCTTTAACAGTGGCAAGAATATTTTCGTTCAGTCATAATGCATGTTACAAAGTTATGGAAGCGTTGACCGCTTGAATGAATTTTATGTTGTTATGTAACAAATATggtttaaaattctttaataaaagtGTTGTGACTATGTGGTGACAGGTAAATATTCTTGGCATATTAACTTAACTTTGTGGCCTTAAATAGTACAAGGTAAGGGAAGCTTCATGCACACTGAGATGGAAATATAAAGCTATGTATAGACTGACAATTCCTTGGAAcaatatattggtaaaaaaacATTCAGAGATGGTTACACtattcaatatttcaattattatgtatacctaTTACTCGCAAGGCCTGCAAGCTTTGGATTTTGCAGATTGTTTACAATATGATAATCGCTTGCAGAAGTAAATTTTTGGAAGTTTTTTCCTTGcaatataaagtatttacatttacaGAAATATTTCATGGAGATAGGTTGGTTATACTTTTTGAAGCAGTGCTCTATTTTTATAGAGTAATGACTGATTTAAAAACGAatacaaatattcaatataatttatcagaAGATTGCGTGTTCTAATCACGCGGGGGTCACTAGTATTTGAGAAAATCTCCCATATTCTCCACACATAAAATGTTCTTATACAATTGcagaaaaaataatgattttcaaTTAGCTTTGTCAAATTCTAGCAGTGCTCTATAAAAATTGAGCCGTGACTCAATAAGCATAACCAACCTTATACcctatcattttatttttataggtctAGCAAATTTCTCAAGtgaattaagattttttaaatttaattttgttaaaatatttggtCACTTGGGACAGTTATAAGATTTCAGCGGCTCTCATGAAATACCTTGGCAAGTCCATGTTCATTATAGCTGCTTTAGACAGTATATTTATCACATTATAATTGGTTTTATAACATGTACTGACtgaatttttgtaaattttattactggATTTAGttgcagataatattttatatctaaatgaCGTCAGGGAGTCCTACACCGACTATAGGGTGAATACGTCTTTTCGCCTTTACGGGTATTCTAATCGAAGGGCACCTTTGATAGCTCTGTATGTAAAAAGTCGATTTGTTGACTCTTTACCCAAATATATATCAAAGTTTTCCTTCATCCAGAACGCCCGTAatgacaaaaatacaaaaaagcccatgtagacggaatagggcctcTTGACTATAATAGTAATTATCATTGGGTaatagatacattttatttatttcttcttaCTCTCTGCCTTAAAGATTTTGGTAGGTATATAGAAGCTCTAAATTATctgcaattataatataataagtagcgaTAAGTACCTTAGCTGTAAGCAAAgatcatcaaaaatattatttaaggcAATATAGCTTGCCGCAGTGTGAGTTTTAccttatattgatttttttttattaaagttttgtgcCTATTAATTGTTTTCATATGAATGGCAAtagtttaaatgtatattttaatgatatcgataataattgttatatgttttaatattcatgTACCCcagttgtattataataaaatatttttataaatatactgttCTTtccatatacttatatatttgtcTTTCATATTTTAAGGTTACTGAACCCTAACCTAACTTAACCTATCCAAAGGAAAGTTCATGGAACTCTTATTAATTCTGCAAACTTTATACCTAAGTCAGCTTCATTTAAAGGGctgtattatacttaataaaaaaggtataagTTTGAAATCATATTGTATTCTTAATGTAATAATGACTCGTATTGAACCATTAAAAAAAAGGCCTTTTAACTCCGTGCGTAATTTCcacttttataaatgaaataaagataatatattgagtagtcatattttttacaataacccGCTATTAAAACTGTTTTCAAAAGACGTAAAACGATAATCGGTAACAGGCAATTTGCTTGGTTGATTTGCAGTCGTAGACTGACTGCTTGCTATATTAACACTGTGTAATAGCAATAgcgatagcaaaaaaaaatcgatacgATACCCTGTGGGGAGTAAAAAAACTGACGCGTGCTCCACGATTTTAAGTTTCGTATTAAAGATGCTAATAAAAATGCGCGCGAGGCACAGGGCGATTCCCCGTTTTGTCTTCTAAGACCGTCACGGAACCTATTTATTGCTGCTTGCtaacttattgtaaacaaatcGATCACCGGACACCGCGAGGCAAAACGAATCTgtgtaatatacttaagtagACAAAATCAGCAATTTTTACAATTCCTTCCtgtctatactaataaaaagtTGAAAAGTTTGTATGGAAGCGCTAACCTCAGTAAGTAAGTATTAAACCAATTTACTATACTGACTACAGCTTTGTACCTACAAGTGATATAACATCATAACTGTTACAATGGAACAATGATTTAATAATCTTAGAACTGCTAGTAAAGGCAAAAcgcgatatatatttttttttgacaataagTTGTTACTTGATTACATAATCGTTAAGAAAATCAAACATAATCGCTATTTCCGTGAGAAATTACAAATGTCAACAACCCACTTTCAGTGTCCAAATCAACACGAACGCAAATCAATGTCatataaagcaaataaaaaaaaaacagttgctTGTGTCACACACAAGACACCTGTCCGCTGTCACTCGGTCTTATGCAGTGGATGGTTGTGCACTCGTTTATTTGTTATCACCAAggagaatacaaatactattaTCACAATGAAAGAAGAGCAAGATGACGGAGAATATATTGATAGCAGCGATAATGGAGATACAGAACCAATTAACCGCCATATGAGCACAGAGAGGTTTATagaagcaattaaaaataatccagCAATTTGGGATCCTACATCCCGCGACTACGGCAACCGATTACAAAAGACAAAGTCTTGGGAACGGATTTGTGCGAAAGTCATGTCCTCTTATTCAAATATGAATGCGAGTGAAAAGAGTAAAtcaggtaaataaattaatctattgGCATTATATCGACGCCATTCTTAGTTGATACTTATGGCATGAATTATGATCGATTTGCACACGATTACACtagattttagtttttgtgAATCGCGAGCATGGCGTGCATTACACAGGAAACTATTTATCcgctataaacaaataatatagcACGTATGGAgccaaacatattttgttttgacgAGTGCAGGTTGCGAGTTGCGACAGCAACAGAAAAGTAGTCTGCGAGCAGTGTCGTCTGACATGCGCGACAAAGACGACAGTCAACTCTCAACACTGACGCAACTCGCAAGCTACCGTTCCATTGCACGCAGGATTGTGGTTATGACGTGgcccataaaataaaaatacattaaataataatagcggatataaataaaataattagatagTTTCGGTTTTTTTAAGGTTAgtgatttctattttttttatttgtgttaaaggCATGGGAAAGagctctgtcaaggtagcagtagtaacttagcagaattaaaccaaatatattttagaatttgttgctaatttgttgctaattagttaccactatttcgattttgttgctccagccgtttagaaaaaaccggtcactgctatcatgatatcaagctagcatggaccataacgaaacttatacttatatgatcagacgtaatgtagaatttgctgctaatttgttgctcattagttaccactatttcgattttttgctcaagccgtctagaaaaaaaaactcccactgctatcttgatatcaagctagcatggaccctcacgaaacttatacttatttgatcagacgtaatgtaggaatttgttgctaatttgttgctaattagttaccactatttctattttgttgctccagccgtttagaaaaaccggtcactgctatcatgatatcaagctagcatggaccataacgaaacttatacttatatgatcagacgtaatgtaggaatttgttgctaatttgttgctaattagttaccactatttcgattttttgctccagccgtttagaaaaaagctaccactgctatcttgatatcaagctagcatggaccctaacgaaacttatacttatttgatcagacgtaatgtaggaatttgttgctaatttgttgctaattagttaccactatttcgattttttttgctcaagccgtttagaaaaaaagctgccactgctatcttgatatcaagctagcatggaccctcacgaaacttatacttatttgatcagacgtaatgtaggaatttgttgctaatttgttgctaattagttaccactatttcgatt from Manduca sexta isolate Smith_Timp_Sample1 chromosome 4, JHU_Msex_v1.0, whole genome shotgun sequence encodes:
- the LOC115442983 gene encoding origin recognition complex subunit 6, which gives rise to MAKHNKTIHLIASKLDLGDEEKVLSKAAEFERLLQTKSIAGSNMTDTSKMVICLELAAGMFGAEFDVKTAIKYSGLKPSMYNNSKKVVQNLLELNGDRLTTNLLCVSLQCSGVQEQADRMLADYCKLARTEVDMNLPQYVCMAVYHACRLNKVKVSKAKLIEKSRLKPSQWTKLDTEWTKFVDANFTAIKKKRGRQPKKDAVIATIEELQIDTIPKEEPSEPQIESYQEWKQRMLIMAYEELKNLDADVDKRDFSLTPRRSPRKTPQKFSPYQNPKNANGVKLLFPDL